The segment TAACCTAAaggaacaagaagaagatgatgatgatgacttgGTAATCTTGACTGAAATGGTCAACTCCGTTTGACCGGGTCAGACGGAGAACCAAAACCGCAGAAATAGAAGGGGACGATAAAATTACTAGGAGGCTCATCACACATCCCAGAAAAACTTGTACAAACTCACTGGAAATTTGCCAAAGACTCATCTAGACCTGTCAAAAACTGGTTTAAAACCTGCGAGAAACTCGCCTGAAAGCTCGTCGGATAACCCTAAATTTCTGATCTAGAGAATAGAGAGAACTGTGACTTTTGGAGATTACAGAATAAgaatttttgtaaaacaaagtTTTAGAACTTTCATTTTTAAGTTTGAATAGGCCAATGGAAGAACTAAAAATGGACTCATTATTGGGTTATCTTAAAAGTAGCTCCGGCTTAATCCATATTGCTGcgttctcttctcctcttccaaAAGGTTTTTGGCTTCATTTTGAatgcattttaattttttttaaatctcttgGGATCTAATCTTATCAAATACTAATTACTAATTACTAATAAGCGCTGGTCGTATTTTGTAATGTTCATAAAAGAACTAGCTCTTTATTTAGTAAATGGTCTTCGCAGGAATCAACGAGAAACAGACAAGGACACATACTAtgatcaatcaatcaatcaatcggaAACAGCTAAACAATGCAGAAAATCAACCGAATCTGGGACTGTACCCATAGAACCAGACCAATCAACCGTCCCACAAATCATGTCTCCAGATCTATGCAGTGAGACCAACATACACCGAATACTCTTGGTAACAGTGTGATAAATTTCCTTTTCACTCAGCATGTACAAAATCACAAGCTTACCATCGTCGTATTCAGCCATGGCATCCACATGAAAGATAAAAGGTAGTTCCTTCCCATCACGATCCAACAATCTCCTCCACACATTGAGCTTTGTATTAAACCACATGATCCCACTCTGATAAAAGAAAGCGTAGAGAACATCTTCCACCACACACACAATAAACGCTGAATCATTTAACATATCCTTTCGACCACGTTCGAGTCTCTGGCTTACCATACGAACCATCCGTTCCCTCTCACATTCTCTCGGGTTGTACACATTTATCTCCCCGTACTCCACCATATAAACCTTCCCCTCCACCGAGGCGCTACACCGTGAGGTTTTACGCACGTTCTCCATCCCTGCAAGCTCCCAAGTTTCCGACTTCACATCAAAAGCTTCCACTTGGATCTCTTCGTTAAACCTTTCTTCCTGGAAACTTCCTCCGCCTCCAATGACGTATATCTTCCCGTCGATCACTCCCACAGCTGCTTCGCCTTTCTCTCGAGGCACGCTCATGCTTGGTCCCTTAGTCATGTTCCCAGATCGTGTATCAAGGATCCATAGATCCGAGGAAGGCTCGCTAGATCCGCAGCCGATGAAGAAGATCTTTGATCCCGCTACAACGGTTAAAGAACCGTGCTTAGGATGAGGGAAGGGAGTTGGGTTCGGAACTAATCGATACTCTGTCGTCGTCGTTGCTGTTTCCTCAGTCGGACAGAGAGTAAACCAGTGGAAGGATGTGTCGTTGTAATGATTTCGTAAACATACATAGAGGGAGCTCTTGTGGCGGGTGGATCGCAAGCCGTTGAGCTCAGGCGAGCGAACGAGGGATCTTAGGTTTTGTGACACCCATGAGAGGCTTAGGTGATAGCTTCTTGGCACAAGGGCTAAGC is part of the Brassica rapa cultivar Chiifu-401-42 chromosome A09, CAAS_Brap_v3.01, whole genome shotgun sequence genome and harbors:
- the LOC103840904 gene encoding F-box/kelch-repeat protein At2g22050-like; this encodes MQDPTFSVSPVQTMSNFIADDEPPKKHTTHPPPPHSLSSLPADIVLRCLVRVPKCHHLNISWVSKDLRFLVRSPELKVLRSTLPKSSLHLCFQKDDDHHSSFHWFTLSETSTTTTEYGLVPNPTPFPPHKYGSSTVTVGSKIFFIGGGSSEPSSDLWILDTRSGNMTKGPSMSVPREKGEAAVGVIDGKIYVIGGGGSFQEERFNEEIQVEAFDVKSETWELAGMENVRKTSRCSASVEGKVYMVEYGEINVYNPRECERERMVRMVSQRLERGRKDMLNDSAFIVCVVEDVLYAFFYQSGIMWFNTKLNVWRRLLDRDGKELPFIFHVDAMAEYDDGKLVILYMLSEKEIYHTVTKSIRCMLVSLHRSGDMICGTVDWSGSMGTVPDSVDFLHCLAVSD